One Setaria italica strain Yugu1 chromosome II, Setaria_italica_v2.0, whole genome shotgun sequence DNA segment encodes these proteins:
- the LOC101767656 gene encoding uncharacterized protein LOC101767656, with translation MGVLARRFLNLIVPGCTPGVKSVRRIDLAGQQLFYHDEPPPPSNGDGDGSEPLAPAAGGQDTISHPLASKMEMLRLPRASFNFRALNNGWNLNCFPFADSKVICGDQSGFGFIFDLDSRKVETMPPLLKLPTVNPVSVFVHKPHVDDDVWNDGDGSSLFLMERIPQPEPISHLVRESEQFVGFINHYPSGPWGGKCFTCRLLPPPPFVRETCSWYNNTPKITAYGVIGGGSHVCISVQGVGTYCLDTANHTWSQVGKWTLPFHGKVEYVPELKLWFGLSGDSQHLAAADLSDMDSQPQLVGGPWKELDPPDEWKECKDPQFVSLGSGRFCIARFFQEAAGSAGDEVIHENAAVFTGVEVNSSGKCGTGKEVQMTPHRSRGAYNTSIEALF, from the coding sequence ATGGGCGTCTTGGCGCGGCGGTTTCTGAATCTGATCGTTCCCGGCTGCACCCCTGGTGTTAAATCTGTGCGTCGCATCGACCTGGCGGGCCAGCAGCTGTTTTACCATGacgaaccaccaccaccatccaaCGGAGACGGAGACGGATCTGAACCATTAGCCCCAGCAGCAGGAGGGCAAGACACCATCTCTCACCCCCTGGCTTCAAAGATGGAGATGCTTCGGCTTCCTCGTGCAAGCTTCAACTTCCGTGCTCTAAACAACGGATGGAACCTGAACTGCTTCCCGTTCGCGGACTCCAAGGTCATCTGCGGGGATCAGTCGGGATTCGGCTTCATCTTCGACCTGGATTCACGCAAGGTGGAAACCATGCCCCCGCTCCTCAAGCTGCCGACGGTGAATCCCGTCTCCGTCTTCGTTCACAAGCCCcacgtcgacgacgacgtctGGAACGATGGCGACGGTAGCAGCCTCTTCCTCATGGAGAGGATCCCCCAACCAGAGCCGATCTCCCATTTAGTGCGGGAGAGCGAGCAGTTCGTGGGCTTCATCAACCATTATCCAAGTGGGCCCTGGGGCGGCAAATGCTTCACCTGCCGcctccttccgccgccgccttttGTACGAGAGACATGTAGCTGGTACAACAACACCCCCAAGATCACAGCCTATGGTGTCATCGGTGGCGGATCACATGTTTGCATATCCGTTCAGGGTGTTGGCACCTATTGCCTGGACACAGCAAACCACACGTGGAGCCAAGTTGGAAAATGGACACTGCCCTTCCATGGCAAGGTTGAGTACGTGCCTGAGCTCAAGCTCTGGTTTGGCCTCTCCGGCGATTCCCAGCACTTGGCTGCTGCTGACCTCTCTGACATGGATTCCCAGCCACAGCTAGTGGGCGGGCCTTGGAAGGAGCTTGATCCACCAGATGAATGGAAGGAATGCAAAGATCCTCAGTTTGTCAGCCTGGGTTCTGGCAGGTTCTGCATTGCAAGGTTCTTCCAAGAAGCTGCAGGCTCTGCTGGTGATGAAGTGATCCATGAAAATGCTGCTGTCTTTACTGGTGTTGAGGTCAATAGCAGTGGCAAATGTGGCACAGGGAAAGAAGTCCAAATGACCCCTCACAGATCCAGAGGTGCCTACAACACTAGCATCGAGGCATTGTTCTGA